The nucleotide window AAATCTAGGCTGCTGCTTAAAGTCCTTAACACCAAATTTAACTCCATTTGCTTCAATTCCCTGGCATTCACCCTGTCAGCTCGTTATTGCCCCTCAGGTATCCGAGGAAATGGGAGACATTCCACAAGGATATGTTCCCACAGAGCTTTTGGGTACCCTGGAATCCCAGGCTTTGTTAACGCTAGGGTACCCACAAAGCACTGGCATTTATCACTGAGAAGCATGTTACAAAAGACAAGGAGGAGGTGAGGAAAGATAGCAACTGACCAAAGTAGAATAATGGcaaaaaaaggtttttaatgGATAAAACCCAtttgaaattaagaaatataCCAAATGTCTCTATTCTCAACTATGTGTGTGCAAACATATTcaggatattcttttttttttcctttaggttGGTACTGATTTAGCTTTTGGTTAACAGCAATGACAAGTTTTATGTTTAACTGCTATGTTGATTCTTTGGGGGCTTTTCCAGAGATCTAATATGGAAGTTCCTTAACTAGTGATGTAGAGGAACAAGTGTTTAACTGGGGAGAAAGTTGCCAACCACCACTAGCCTCTTTTCCCACTTTTTTAGAATATAAAAGTTGGTATATTATCTCAAGTCTTTGGGCATATCCTTGGCATGTTCCTAACAGCTGTTTCGTTAGGTATTCTATAGATCTGATTGAAttattttaatcaaattattttaacCTATCAAAGTACTTTAATCTCTACCCATCCCAACTAGAAAATTTTGAATGCTTTTAATTCAACTTTTGCTATCTTATTTTTGTTCTCAACTACAGCACTTAAGTATTTTTTCATGTCAAcctattatttttccctttagttgGTGCTCTGGCTGCCCTAGCAAACTCTGTCCTTATTTTATAACTAGCCCCTGGAATActtatttcttctaatttttgtcCATATTCAAACTTCAcacattaaaaattcaaaattcaccCTGTACCATTTTATTCATGagttatttctctgaatatttttactttaaaaatatgggAGAGACTAAGACAAATTTCTGAGTCCTACTCCACTGCCACATAATTGTGCTTTATTAATCTCTGAGATTCTTAGACCTATTTACTAAATAATTATAAACATCTGAATTGCACTGTAATTGGTGGCAAGCTTGTTAGGCATTGATTCCACTCCTCCAGGATTTCTTGCTGGAGGACAAAAGGCTCTTCACACAAGACTGTATTTGTGAGAAAGCAAAACAAGATTCCACATTATCTATCTAGATATTTCCCTTCAATTTTAGATTGGGAGCCTAGTCACATAAATTATAAAGGCAGGAGGAGCAGGTAGCCTCCACAACCTTGATTCTTTGCCTTCTCAGCACTGGAGGGCAAGAAGCCACAGTACTAAGTTCAGCTCTGTAGCTCCACCCCAGGAAGAGAGAGGCACCTGGGTTGGAGAGAGGTATTGAATATTTTTCATACCCCTTTGTTTAAAGGGCAAGTAGCCTTAAAATGCACTCTTTGCTTTAAGGAAAATTGTACATTATACTTAAGCCTGAGCTGGCATGTAGCTAGTTCTAAAACAAAAGGTCTCTGTCCTGTGTAGCATGAAACTGGTAGACAACATTATGAGGTGTGGCTTTGTAAAATTATAAACATCTCAGTAAAAATCAAAGATTATGtttaatgtgtatatatttacatgCTAATTGTTGGCTGTTAGTATGCGTCAAAACAATACATTAAGCTCCCTTTCCTAATGGAACAGACAATCCTTTTACAGAGTGGTAATATTCAGAAAGAACTCTGTTCTTTAATGGTGGGAAAGCCATTGCAATAGAATTTGATGAGGCTCATGGAAAAAAAGTGATCCCAAAGAAAATTATGTCAACTAAGATATCATACATAGTTTGGAAATTTGATTGATCTTTATCTCCTCACACTACACTCTGATGGATCTCTGGGtctgttgcagtacttttatcagattCTTATCAGtaatgtatataccatatttcacttttaagTTGCATTTCAGATTTAATTACATGATAAACTACTGTATCCAAGACTAAGATGAATCATGTTTCCTGCTTTTTCTATGtgtggctttaaaaaaattcctaatatttcatttatcttttgtgTGTATTTCTACTTTTCATTACTTTGCTTTAATACCACATGGCTCCTGTACTATTTCTATCCTTCCTTAACACCTCAGCACATCCCCACAAATCTCTAAGCTCACAATGTATTAATACTTACTTCTCTCAACTAAATCTTTTCTACTTAATATGTTTATCAATCCTCTTGGCAACTCGTTCTTTTACGCAAATTTTATACAATAGACTTGCATGTCTTGAAAATttgatataaacaaaaagaacaacactGTTAAATTGCTGTTCATAATCacaaaattgcatttttaaatattggaGTTATTTAAAATCCCTTTCATTATGAGAAGGATATTCCAGTGGAAGTGAAATTCACATTAAAAGGCATTCAATAGATGTGTTTATTGGTGGGTCAGTTTTGCCAGTGTTTTAATTCACATGTAATTCATGTAGACCCTGTGTCAGCACCAACTAACAGTAATACTACTTTAACTAAAAAACTGGTAAGCTATTCCCATTTATATgttatgtaattattttataatcctCAGATTTTGTaaatcctttacagaaaaaaataataaagcatggTGATAAACTGCAATTTGCCACTACACATTTGCTCCAAATCTTAGATAGTATAAAACACAAGACATTTTTTTTGCACACTCTGCTTTTATAAAACAACCAGATTTGCAattgatttctttattttattagatttatcaATATACATGGCAGCTTTCTTAAATTTCAAACTTAAGTTCCAAAAGTAATTTTAAAGGtgaaaatcatttttcttcagatttcatATTCCTAGAGATATTAAAgtttatttataaacaaaaataatcaataaacaCACTTTAGAaatcagaatattttaaattattttaaatgaatacatGTCTTTTTAATTAACTATCATAGTTAAATTTAATATCACAAAACAAAATGACTTGTACCCACTAACTTCTCAAGTGGGGTAAAGTCATTGGGTTTTACACTTAATATAAGTTTTAAATGTGAttattaaatgataatattttatcaGTTATAGGAAATATTCATTTATAGGAATTTCCTTATGTCCATCAATTTTTTTAGGCCAACTTTGAGCCCATGTCAACCTTCAAGGTTAGATTCAGTGCACCTAACCTGCCTAATAAGCCTGTCAACTTAAGAAAAGGATTTCATTgataagaaagggaaataaacagTGGCTAGATCACTGTTCAACTTACAAAAAAAGCTAATGATGAAAGGGATAGTTTCAAATAACTAATTACTTAAAACATTCTCTCTTTTAAATAAACAGGAATGGCCAATGACAGGTTTAAAATTTCACAggataacctttaaaaaaaaacacatagaaataTTGAAGGCATCACCTTATTGATAAACTAAAGTTTAATAGTCACTGAAGGGGTAACAACCACTTGTAATctatatttaaaagtaattttaatcatagctaaaacaaactaaaaacaaaactctactaagaaataacaaaaatgataaaacattTAATAACATCTAAAATGTAAATACTTAAGATgctaaacaaaaatattaaaaggtaAAAGGGCCTTGAAATTTTTTTCCAACAATTCATCTTATAAAATCAATTTCTAAATAGCTCATATTTGCTTTGGTGCTTGTCTGCTATCAACTAAACATTAGTACAGTAGAAAATCACTTATGTTCTTTTCAAATGCTTAGCATTATAATGTGATCTCATATCTTTCCTCAAATTAAATTTTGCTCCACATATTCCACATGTATACAGATGAACATCCATGTGCTGTTCCAACTGTTCATTATTTGGGAATATCTGAAAGCAGACCTGGCATATCGTCTCACCAGCAGACAAATGAGAAATCATATGCCGTACATGGTCATGTTTTCTGAAGTTTCCTTGATCACAAATGGAACAGACATACCTGGCCATGCCTTTGTGCATGTCATTGTGCAGTCGCAACTGACGTTCTCTTAAAAACTGCTTTCCGCATGTCTGACAAACAAACTGTTTTTCCTTAGTATGAACAGTATAGTGTTCTCTTAAGTGACACCGCTGATAAAATCCTTTTCCACACAGATTACAAAAATGCTTTCGTCTGtgatctctttcattttcttccatgaTGGCACTCTTAAACATATCTTGGTCTAGGCAGCTAGACATATGTTCCACCACTAGATTTTCAGTTTCAAAACGCTGGCCACAATTAGGGCATCGAAAAGGACATGCAGAATGTTTAAATAACTGCTTTTTTTGGATACTGTTTATCTGGAAATGATTGTCCCTAAAATCATCCAACATTTCAACAAACATATCTCTTATTTCAGACTGCTCATCAGGATTCTCTTCCATGTCCATTTTCTCCTCAGTATTTCCTAACCCATTCATTGTCAGATCTTGGGGTTCTCCACATCTTTGAGCATGTTCCTGAAGTTGTCTGCCTTTAACAAGTATCTGTCCACATTTACCACATGCACAGATATTTTCAATGTGTTTGGCTAGGTAATGAGATGACAGGTCCTCTTCTGTTATTGTGAGTCCACACAGCTCACAGGATGCATTTTCAGTATCCTCTTGTGCTGGACTGCTGTTGCTAGGGGGCCTCATATTTTCTAAACTACCTCTTTCATCAGCATTTATGGACATCCTAGGTTTGAGAGTTTTCCTACCATTTTTTTTAATACCAAGATCTTCTTCAACATAGTATCTATAAAAGGGCTCTTCAGGTTCATCTTCTAATTCATCATTGTCAGTGGATTCATTACAGTCTTTATCAGtaactttaataatattaaaGTCTTTCAGTTCATCTGTAGGAATATCTTCTGGCTCCATCTTAATAATGATTCTTTTCCGCTCAGCAGCTCTGCTTTTTTCTTCACTGGCTAGTTCGGACTCCACTGTGCTACTTTTTCTGCTTCCAGTGGGAGAAGCTGAATCATCAGCAGCCTGGCTTGTGTCTCCTCTGTATTTGTCTGACTGTGTAGAAAATGTTTTAGAAGAATCCTTTTCACCAAATTCAGCTTTGATATTACTCTCCTTTCCATCTCTTATATCTACTATCCTGTGATAAGATCTCGTGTTTTGGTATGAGTGTCTGTTAGTACAGGTTAGCACATGCTCATCTAGTAATTTTTCACAGCTAAAGCCAAATCCACAGCTGTCACAGGTAAAGCTCCGTCCAAAGCGTCGCGACACACGTTCTTTTGGAGTAGATAATTTGGACACAGCACTTTTTTTACACACATCAAATAGTGGTTCAGGAAAACTACCTAATTGTAAAGATTCTTCATCAGGCTCTCTGTTATGTGGTGTATTTACTGTTGAACTTGGTTCTGTACACCACCTATTGGCTTCACTGCCATTTCTAGCCACGGTGTCTTCATACATTCTTACCCCAAATATCATTTTGCTGTTCTGTTTGCTGGAAGCAGAAGATGAACATTTTGAACTAGAACAATCTGCATCCTGTATATCTTCTAAGCAGTCAGGAACATTGTACAGCTGTAGGTAGTTCATTGCCACTTTAAACTGCTCAAAACTGGAGGGggctgtcataatttttcctaaatACATAAATTGCAAAATGAGATCAAAACACTCAGCACTAATTTTCATGTTGCTGAGATTGAGTTGTGCAGTACTATGCTGATGGTTCATGAAAAACATTCTAAAATAGGAGCTACAGGCAGCTAGAACCGCTTTGTGTGCTTGAAAGTAAATGTCATCAATTGCAATGCAACAGTCACAGAGAAAACCCCATTCCCTTTGGTTGTTAAGCTGCTGAAGGACGTAGCTGCTGTGGCTGGGCTTTGCCATCTTCTATTAATTAGAGACCtatgtaaaacaaaaatattaaagtcAGACAAGATATCAGAAAATCACTTCAAGAATAATTTTGACCATGATCTGAGACTTGTGTGACTTTGCTATTATAATCACAATCTGAATAGCTTTCCATTTGACATAGCAAAACTATATATAcctgaatcattttttaaatttgaagataAAGACTCCCAGTCATTTCTTTAAGCTtctcattttaagaaatacaagCCAAGGTATCTAAAAGCAAAAGCCATCATTTTGACTTCATCACTATCCTAGGGAGAAAAAGGTATAgtaaatatgaaaggaaaaaagatactAGTTTAGAAGTACTTACAAGATACAAcgaaagtaaataaaatagcaaCTTAAACTGAAAGCTAGTAACTGTATTGCCAAATATTAACTTCTTAGATGACTGAAATTAAGGCTAATTATTGCTCATTTTTAAGTGTGATGAGGGTATTTTGGTTGTGTTAAAAAGAGTCCTTGTCTTTTAGATATACATGCCAACTTATTTATAGTtaagatgatatatatatatgtttgaaaaCGATCCAGTGCAGTGGGAGTGGGTGGCTATAGATGATACAAGATTGGCCATATGTTGATAACTACTGGAGCTGGGATATTTGTATAATTATATTTTTGCATGTTTGAAGATTTCCATATAAAACACTCTATTTAAAAAAGCTTATTAGATTATATGGAAATGGCATCAAGCAAAGAGGTTTGATCAGTGCTTTTCTTGACGATTGGAGAAGCAATAATTCAGTACAGTCAGAATATCTGTCTTACATTGCTCAACATGCACTTTAAGATTTAAAGAAACTGTGGATCTATGTGGAAAAGAGGTATCCTTAGACtatacatttttcttcatttttttaatcattaaaaaaagtCCACTAAAGTAACACGTGCTCAATGCAAAACTTCAAACATAAAAGTATACCAAATACACACCTTAGGTTGTGTACCTCGTGTCTGATATAACCTCTCCCAACATAATGGATTACTTATCTTTGGAActgtttatatgtatacatacagagTCAACAGATACTGACTCCCTACATGTGCCAGGCacataattttgcttttgttctgtttttttttttaacctaaatgGTATCATATCATATATACCTTTTTGCAACtaattttcttcatttaacaTCTGGGAGAcactgtaataaatatttttaatgtagggAGTTGActttggataaagaagaaaggagaggaaaatattaaaagtactgaaagtcctatcaattatattacaaagctaaaACAAGATCCAATTTTAGCCTCaatttttagtctgtacatataaAACTTCAGAATCTATCTTCTACTTAAAAACAAGCTCCTACGCGATTTGATTGAACATAAAAAGAACATTTAACAAGctgttcagagaaataaaatgttcacTCTTCAGTCCTCAAACCCTTCAATCCCTGGTGTAGTAATTAAGAGAGTGAAGTTTACTTACTTCCAGTTGCTCTTTATCTGTCACAGATCACATACAGATCACATATCCCTTTCCCCCACTACCTGAAGACCTATCTGCCTCCTTCCAGTTTCTTCCCTGTCTGTCCTTCCTGTCTAAAGAGGTAGAATTGCAGAGCCAGGGATGTGCATCTGCTGAAATGAGGGTGGCTTATAATGAGACCTACTACCTTAAAATTGCAACCGCTTTATACCTTTTCTGTAAGGTAGACCAAGTATTTCAAGTAGGTATACTATTTCATTCTTCTATAACTCTGATATTTGTACTAAAACTCTGAGGACTCATGCTCAGCATGTACCTAAATACAAAAAGCAATGTATGTACAAAGATATTCACCAATCTATTATTT belongs to Manis pentadactyla isolate mManPen7 chromosome 11, mManPen7.hap1, whole genome shotgun sequence and includes:
- the ZBTB1 gene encoding zinc finger and BTB domain-containing protein 1, encoding MAKPSHSSYVLQQLNNQREWGFLCDCCIAIDDIYFQAHKAVLAACSSYFRMFFMNHQHSTAQLNLSNMKISAECFDLILQFMYLGKIMTAPSSFEQFKVAMNYLQLYNVPDCLEDIQDADCSSSKCSSSASSKQNSKMIFGVRMYEDTVARNGSEANRWCTEPSSTVNTPHNREPDEESLQLGSFPEPLFDVCKKSAVSKLSTPKERVSRRFGRSFTCDSCGFGFSCEKLLDEHVLTCTNRHSYQNTRSYHRIVDIRDGKESNIKAEFGEKDSSKTFSTQSDKYRGDTSQAADDSASPTGSRKSSTVESELASEEKSRAAERKRIIIKMEPEDIPTDELKDFNIIKVTDKDCNESTDNDELEDEPEEPFYRYYVEEDLGIKKNGRKTLKPRMSINADERGSLENMRPPSNSSPAQEDTENASCELCGLTITEEDLSSHYLAKHIENICACGKCGQILVKGRQLQEHAQRCGEPQDLTMNGLGNTEEKMDMEENPDEQSEIRDMFVEMLDDFRDNHFQINSIQKKQLFKHSACPFRCPNCGQRFETENLVVEHMSSCLDQDMFKSAIMEENERDHRRKHFCNLCGKGFYQRCHLREHYTVHTKEKQFVCQTCGKQFLRERQLRLHNDMHKGMARYVCSICDQGNFRKHDHVRHMISHLSAGETICQVCFQIFPNNEQLEQHMDVHLYTCGICGAKFNLRKDMRSHYNAKHLKRT